CCAGATGGTCAACGCCGCCATCAAGAACTTGAAGGAACGCGGAGGTTCCTCCCTTCAAGCGATCAAGAAGTACATCGCCGCAACCTATAAGATCGATGCTGAGAAGCTTGCTCCTTTCATCCGCAAGTACCTCAAGTCTGCCGTCACCGATGGCAAGTTGGTGCAAACCAAGGGCAAGGGTGCCTCTGGTTCCTTCAAGCTGAGCGCCACTACCGCCGCCCCTAAGAAGGAAAAGGTGGTCAAGCCCAAGAAGCCTGCAGGTGAGAAGAAAGTGACCAAGACTAAGGCTGCCAAGCCCAAGAGGGCTACCGGCGAGAAGAAGGTCGCTAAGCCAAAGAAGGCCGTGGCTGAAAAGAAGGTTGCGAAGAAGCCCGCTGCTCTGAAGAAGGCCAAGTCGCCGAAGAAGGACAAGAAGCCCAAGGTCGCCGCAGCCAAGCCCAAGACACCCAAGGCTAAGAAGGTCGTTGCTAAGAAGCCCGCCGCCAAGAAGGCTGCCCCTAAGAAGGCCGCTGCCAAGAAGGCCTAAGTCTTCTCCATCTCCTGGGATCCCCCAACCAGCCCTTTTCAGGGCTaccaaataattcatttcaaagttcaaaagCAAAGTTTACACTTAGCCATCTCACTCATTCCGGCTACGGCCCCATGGGTGTTCtcataataaaaatctgaCGTATGTCGTGCTCTCTTCGGAGAGTACGTTTTCCATATATTATCATGTACATGCTTAGTATCTATGCTAATTAAGAAAATGCCATCAAACTGATTCCCTGCCTGAGAATGGGATTGCTCGGCCGGCTAACAAAATGCGTTCCTCCTTGCATTACAATTAGATGGACGCATTTTTATCCTCCCTGTCCCTGTAAGACCGTGTGCCCGGTGCCCCCTCCTTCAGATGGATTTAATATAAGCGTCCATCGGGCCGAGAGTGgctaattttttcgaattccGATGAGCAGTTCCAGgcgaattgaatttttggggTGACACTTGTAATGTTTGCTTACAAAGTAATTGTTAATAATTGGAGATATTCCAGATTTGAATCTCAGGAAAGGGGGACGTGGTCTAGAGTTGCAGTTCACTTTTCATTCGCAGAACTCGATTTTTGAGGTAACGAATAAATAAGGACCActcccattcccgagcttcaaatttggaatattcTCCATCATTATTGACAAGCAGTATAATTTACAAGTGgcacataaaaatatcaacgcCAAAAATCTCGTCCTATCGTGCTTTAAATGTCCGCAAATTCGCTCCGATGGTAAAATTGGATAACAATGCACCAGGAAAGGGAAGAAaaggattattattttaagtttgaaattaaatttgacaattttaactcctaattaaaaaattggagatATTTTTGAACTGACCAGCAAGCCGGGGTGTCCCGGGAATTTTTTTCCGGTATCAGGATTTCCCGGAGATGATCAACACGTCCCTGGAAAAGGTAAACTCCggactgaaaattaaacccGTTGGATAGTCTACTCTACATTAGATTTGACTGAATGCAATAACGCATGAAACAATGGTTCAAACCAAATATTCTGAGACAGCACAGGGGAAAAGGTAGCTACAAAAAtcctgattggctgacgcatTATCATCGCGAAATATGTACATGGGAGCTAGTTGGTGGCTTAATCTAATTAGACAAAATGAGTTTAGTCCAGAATTTCTTCTCTTTATTTTTGGAGTCAGTCGTTCCCTTCTGAATAGTTGAAAGAATCGTTAAATTCACGCTCGCCGAAGCAGTCTCTAAACCGTTAGTAAAGAGACGCGCAAGCCGCTATACGATCAACGAAACATCTATATCGTTCAGTTCTTCAAAATTCGGGTGCAATCTTATATTGAAGATAAATTCCAAGCATATACCAACGTATCTTATTAAATATTGCTTTATAACCAAACGAGAAGTATTTGGGTGGCCCTTA
The nucleotide sequence above comes from Cloeon dipterum chromosome X, ieCloDipt1.1, whole genome shotgun sequence. Encoded proteins:
- the LOC135946247 gene encoding histone H1-III-like — encoded protein: MADTAAPAAAPAPASPTKAKKPKAPKAAGAKKVVPAHPPTAQMVNAAIKNLKERGGSSLQAIKKYIAATYKIDAEKLAPFIRKYLKSAVTDGKLVQTKGKGASGSFKLSATTAAPKKEKVVKPKKPAGEKKVTKTKAAKPKRATGEKKVAKPKKAVAEKKVAKKPAALKKAKSPKKDKKPKVAAAKPKTPKAKKVVAKKPAAKKAAPKKAAAKKA